The genomic window GCCGGGAGCGCATGGAAAAAATACGGTTTTAAGGAGATAGACGGGCATCCGGCGCCTCTTTCGGATGTTCGGGAATCGGATTAAAGCAGTATGAAACGTCGGTGGCTAGAACACTGGCAGTTCCCGGCGGCAGCCCCCGGCCCCACCATTGACTGAAAAGGTGAGAAATATTACAGTAGGGCATGCCCAGGGGGTCCCCGGGCGTCCCGGAGAATCGAAAGGAGGTCCTATGAAGCGTTCTGCTGCTCTCGGTCTGACTGTTCTGTTCGGCGTTCCCGCGTCCGCCCAATCCGCCCAGTCCCTCGTCACCGGCACCTCGACCACGGAACTGGTAGGGATCGCACGCGGGTTCGGGTCGGCTTCGCTCGGAACGTCGTCTGCTACCGGTTCACCCAAGATCACCGGGCGCATCGGCGGCCAGGAATACTCGGTGTACTTTTACGGCTGCGACTCCAACAAGAAAAACTGCACCAGTATCCAGTTTGCGACCTACTGGATCGGCAAACGGCTGACCGCGGCCGAGGTCAACCAGTGGAACGCCGACAAGCGCTTCGGCAAGCTGTTTATCGACAGCGATGGGGATCTCAACCTCCAGATGGATGTCAATCTGGATTTCGGGGTGACTTACAAGAACATGGAAGACACCTTCGATCTCTGGAAACTGGTCCTGGAGGACGTCCTCGACGCGATCTGATCCGGGTCTGAGAGAGAAATAGCGCCTCTGATACCACTTTGAAAAATAGTTTGGATCATCAAACTATTTTTCAAAGTGGTATCACTCCTCCTCCGCCCACAGCGCCCGCATTTCTGCGCTCGTTTCCAGCAGTTCGGCAAGCGTACCCTCCGCCGTCACCCGCCCGCCTTCCATCACCAGGATGCGGTGGGCGCGGGTCAGGGCGGCGCGGCGGTGTGAGACGACCAGACAGGTGGCGCCGAGTTCGGAAAACAGGCCGTCCCACAGTTCGGCCTCGGTGCGGGCGTCGAGGGCGCTCGACACGTCGTCGAACACCAGCAGGTCGGCCTGTTGCGCCAGCATCCGCGCCACCGCCGTGCGCTGCACCTGCCCGCCGGAGAGCTTGACGCCGCGTGCGCCGACGGGCGTCCCGTCGCCCTGCGGCAACTGCGCGAGGTCGGCGTCCAGCCGGGCCAGCCGCACCGCGAGCGGCAGCCGGTCCGCGTCCGCGCCGCTCAGCACGTTGTCGCGCAGCGAGTCGGAAAAGAGGTTGGGCAGTTGCGCCGTGTACGCCGAGCGCGGCGGCACCAGAAAGGAGGCGGGGTCGGTGACTTCCTCGCCGTTCCAGACGATGCGCCCGCCGTCCGTGGGGAGCAGCCCCAGCACGGCGCGCAGCAGGGTGCTTTTGCCGCTGCCGATGCGCCCGGTCACCACCACGAATTCCCCGCGCCGCAGCGTGAAGCTCACGTCGTGGACACCGCCGCCGTCCGGATGGTGCGCGCTGAGGTGCTCCACCCGCAGTTCGCGCAGCGGTTCTGCGGCCTCGCGGGCAGGCAGGGCAGGCGGCTCGGCGCGCAGGTATACCGGCTGGTGGCGCACGGTTTCGTCTCCTGGCGCGTCGACCAGCAGGCGGTTCATGCGCTCGAAAGAAACCCCGGTGCGGCGGTGGCGGGCAATCGCGTCGCCGAAAAAGCCCATGCTCCCGGTCAGGCGTGGCAGCAGGCCGATAAACAGCACGAAGTCCTGCACGCTCAGCGCCTCGCCGCGTACCCGGTTGGCCCCCAGCAGCAGCACCAGCCCCACCGCCAGATTGACCATGTTGGTGTTCACGCCGCGAATGAGTTCGGTGAGCAGCACGTCGCGCAGCGCGGCCTGCTGGCGCGTTTCGCCGAGCCGGCGCAGGTGCGCGACCATCTGCTCCTCACGCCCGGCGAGCTTGACGGCGCTCACGGCTCCGAAGGTCTCCCCGATAAAGTCGGTCACGCGCGCCGTCGCCTCGCGCATCCGGCGGCGATAGGTGCGGATGGTGGGCGAGAGCCGCTGCACGAAGACAATCATCAGCAGCAGCGGCGCGCACACCAGCACGGTAATCAGCGGGTCCACCCGCGCCATCAGGGTCACGGCGACCAGCGTGTAGACCAGAAAGCCCGCGCCGTCCACCCAGACCTCGGTGTAGCCCGCCACGTCCTCCACGTCGTCGCGGAAGCGGCTCACCGCCTCGGCGGGTGTGTCGGGCAACCGGCGCGAGCCAGGCGCGGTCAGTAGGTAGCCGAGCAGGTTGCGCCGCACCAGCGCGTCGAGCGTGTACCACAGCTCCACCCACGCCCGGAACGCCCCGTAAAAAATCCCGAAGCGGCTCGCCCGCACGAACGCGAACCACCCCAGCGACACCCACGCCGCCGCGATGCCGGTGCTCACTCCCCGTTCGGCTTCCTCCAGATGACCGAACAGGCCGCTGATCGCCACCGTCAGCAGCGCGGGCGAGGCGTGCACCATGCCCCACATCAGCAGGTTGAAGGCGAAGAGGCCGGGGGTATAGGCGAACAGACGACGGGCGAGGGCAAAGGTGCGGGCGGGCGAGGGTGAGACGGCGCGCGGGGTGGTGGGCGGCGGTGAAGCGGAAGGGAGCGGGCTGGCCGGGGTGGTCATGGAGTCTCCGTTGATGGGTGATGGAGGAAGGTTGATGGGGAGAGCAAGAGGTCAGGAGGCGTCCAAATCACTTCAGCTTTTCTCACGCCCACGCCCCTCATGCCAGCACCGCTTCGGCTTCCCGCCCGGCGCGCAGCAGACCGGCGTAGTGGCTGCGCGGATCGCGGGCGAGGTCGGTGCGGGCACCGTCTTCCAGCACCTCACCGGCTCCCAGCACCACGATGCGGTCGGCGCGGGCCACGGTATCGAGCCGGTGGGCGATGACGATGGCGGTGCGGCCCGCGAGCAGCCGGGTCATGGCGGCGGTGAGCTGGGCTTCGGTGGCGGGGTCGAGGCGGCTGCTCGGCTCGTCGAGGATGATGACGGCGGGGTCGCGCAGCATCACACGGGCAAAGGCAAGCAGTTGCGCCTGCCCCGCGCTGAGGCTTCCGGCGGGCAGCGGCGTGCGGACCCCTTCCGGCAGGCGCGAAAGCCAGTCGCCCAGGCCGACTTCGGCCAGCGCCGCCTCCACCTGCGCGTCGCTCACGCCCTCGTCGAAAAAGCTGAGGTTGTCGCGCACGCTCGCCTGAAACAGCTGCACGTCCTGCGTCACTACTGCCACCCGCGAGCGCAGGCTGGCGAGGGTCACGTCGCGGGTGTCCACGCCGCCGAGGCGCACGCTGCCGCTGGTGGGGTCGTAGAGGCGCGACACCAGACGGGTCAGCGTCGTTTTGCCGCTGCCAGTGCGCCCCAGCAGCCCCAGCGTCTGCCCAGCCTCCAGCGTCAGGTCCACGTCCCGCAGGACAGGGGTGCCCTCTGCGCCGCCGTAGCTGAAGCCCACATGGTCAAAGCGCAGGTCGAGCGGGCCGGGGGGCAACTCGCGCGTTCCTTCCGGCAGGTGCGACCGCAGCGCGAGCAGTTCGCCCACCCTCATCACGCTCGCCCCCGCTTTTTGCAGGTCCTGCAACTGGTTGGTGAGCTGATCAATGGGTTCTTCCACCATCGTCATGTACTGGTAGAGCGCGAAGGCGGTGCCGAGCGTGATGGCCCCCGCCGCGTAGAGCCCCACCGCCGAGGCGAGCAGCGCCACGTAGCCCACGGCAAAGAGCGCCATGCTCAGTTGCCACACCACCGCCCGGCGCCGCCAGGAAAAGATGGAGCGGCTGAAAAACTCGCGCTGCACCTTCAGGAACCCGCGCAGGTGGTACTCGCCCGCGCCGAGCGAGCGCACATCGTCGAGCCCGGCGAGCCGCTCCTCCACGTAGCCGAACAGCTTGGCACTCGCCTCGCGCTCCTGCTGCGTAGGTTCCACGCCGCCCTTGCGGACGCGGTTCATCGCCCACAGCGTCAGGGCCACGAAGACGGTTACGCCCGCTCCCACCCGCCAGTCGGTGCGCCAGAACATGACCACCGCGCCGGTCAGCAGCAGCGCGGCCCCGAA from Deinococcus radiodurans R1 = ATCC 13939 = DSM 20539 includes these protein-coding regions:
- a CDS encoding ABC transporter ATP-binding protein, yielding MAAPSPTLTVLRTYLGPLRGAVAALAALLLVGTGLNLLLPQLLSRFVDAAKLGAQADVALLVRLAVTYLVLAVGVQLLSAGATYLGARVGWQATNRLRADLTAHLLSLDMQEHKERTPGEMIERIDGDVTALSNFFSQFAVRVFGAALLLTGAVVMFWRTDWRVGAGVTVFVALTLWAMNRVRKGGVEPTQQEREASAKLFGYVEERLAGLDDVRSLGAGEYHLRGFLKVQREFFSRSIFSWRRRAVVWQLSMALFAVGYVALLASAVGLYAAGAITLGTAFALYQYMTMVEEPIDQLTNQLQDLQKAGASVMRVGELLALRSHLPEGTRELPPGPLDLRFDHVGFSYGGAEGTPVLRDVDLTLEAGQTLGLLGRTGSGKTTLTRLVSRLYDPTSGSVRLGGVDTRDVTLASLRSRVAVVTQDVQLFQASVRDNLSFFDEGVSDAQVEAALAEVGLGDWLSRLPEGVRTPLPAGSLSAGQAQLLAFARVMLRDPAVIILDEPSSRLDPATEAQLTAAMTRLLAGRTAIVIAHRLDTVARADRIVVLGAGEVLEDGARTDLARDPRSHYAGLLRAGREAEAVLA
- a CDS encoding ABC transporter ATP-binding protein encodes the protein MTTPASPLPSASPPPTTPRAVSPSPARTFALARRLFAYTPGLFAFNLLMWGMVHASPALLTVAISGLFGHLEEAERGVSTGIAAAWVSLGWFAFVRASRFGIFYGAFRAWVELWYTLDALVRRNLLGYLLTAPGSRRLPDTPAEAVSRFRDDVEDVAGYTEVWVDGAGFLVYTLVAVTLMARVDPLITVLVCAPLLLMIVFVQRLSPTIRTYRRRMREATARVTDFIGETFGAVSAVKLAGREEQMVAHLRRLGETRQQAALRDVLLTELIRGVNTNMVNLAVGLVLLLGANRVRGEALSVQDFVLFIGLLPRLTGSMGFFGDAIARHRRTGVSFERMNRLLVDAPGDETVRHQPVYLRAEPPALPAREAAEPLRELRVEHLSAHHPDGGGVHDVSFTLRRGEFVVVTGRIGSGKSTLLRAVLGLLPTDGGRIVWNGEEVTDPASFLVPPRSAYTAQLPNLFSDSLRDNVLSGADADRLPLAVRLARLDADLAQLPQGDGTPVGARGVKLSGGQVQRTAVARMLAQQADLLVFDDVSSALDARTEAELWDGLFSELGATCLVVSHRRAALTRAHRILVMEGGRVTAEGTLAELLETSAEMRALWAEEE
- a CDS encoding YbjN domain-containing protein, with the translated sequence MKRSAALGLTVLFGVPASAQSAQSLVTGTSTTELVGIARGFGSASLGTSSATGSPKITGRIGGQEYSVYFYGCDSNKKNCTSIQFATYWIGKRLTAAEVNQWNADKRFGKLFIDSDGDLNLQMDVNLDFGVTYKNMEDTFDLWKLVLEDVLDAI